Proteins encoded in a region of the Myxococcales bacterium genome:
- a CDS encoding 2,3,4,5-tetrahydropyridine-2,6-dicarboxylate N-succinyltransferase, with amino-acid sequence MSDTETLRSLVEATFENRALLAPGTPQEAAVLEALAGLDAGLYRVASPPADPNDPLAEWTVHSWLKKAILLYFALRKMEKLEVGPFEFHDKIPLKRGLDAAGVRVVPPGVVRYGAFCEPGVIVMPGYVNIGARVGAGSMVDTWATVGSCAQIGRDVHLAGGVGIGGVLEPPGARPVIIEDGAFIGSRVIVVEGTVVGREAVLGAGVVLTASTLILDVTGPEPVELRGKIPPRSVVIPGVRMKRFPAGEFGVPCAMIIGKRSEATDKKVSLNNALRDFGVSV; translated from the coding sequence ATGTCGGACACCGAGACCCTCCGGTCCCTCGTCGAGGCAACCTTCGAGAATCGCGCGCTGCTGGCCCCCGGCACCCCCCAGGAGGCGGCCGTGCTGGAGGCGCTCGCGGGCCTCGACGCCGGCCTCTACCGGGTCGCGTCGCCTCCCGCGGACCCGAACGACCCGCTCGCCGAGTGGACCGTCCACTCCTGGCTGAAGAAGGCGATCTTGCTCTACTTCGCCCTGCGCAAGATGGAGAAGCTCGAGGTCGGGCCCTTCGAGTTTCACGACAAGATCCCCCTGAAGCGCGGCCTCGACGCGGCGGGCGTGCGCGTCGTCCCTCCCGGGGTGGTGCGCTACGGCGCGTTCTGCGAACCGGGCGTCATCGTCATGCCGGGCTACGTCAACATCGGCGCCCGCGTGGGCGCGGGATCCATGGTGGACACTTGGGCGACCGTCGGCTCGTGCGCGCAGATCGGGCGCGACGTGCACTTGGCGGGGGGCGTGGGCATCGGCGGCGTGCTCGAGCCGCCGGGCGCCCGCCCTGTCATCATCGAAGACGGCGCGTTCATCGGCTCGCGCGTCATCGTGGTGGAGGGCACGGTCGTGGGGCGCGAGGCGGTGCTCGGCGCGGGCGTGGTGCTCACGGCGTCGACGCTGATCCTCGACGTCACCGGGCCCGAGCCCGTCGAGCTGCGAGGCAAGATCCCCCCGCGCTCGGTGGTCATCCCCGGGGTGCGCATGAAGCGCTTCCCCGCGGGTGAGTTCGGCGTCCCGTGCGCGATGATCATCGGGAAGCGGAGCGAGGCGACCGACAAAAAGGTTAGCTTAAACAACGCGTTGCGAGACTTTGGGGTGTCGGTGTGA
- a CDS encoding DUF1554 domain-containing protein: protein MTGATGVARADSFCMRSSVVPPGPTYKALLVDGVNRDAVAQVDWVLSPNTRYYQVDGRTLIAQTTALAVFDVQSANLTNPIAPGAGYAWTGVGSNQWAAGTHCDQWSSSSTGVTGQIGTLGRVNAQAIGVNASSVCFNPAAVYCVEQ, encoded by the coding sequence TTGACCGGCGCCACCGGCGTCGCGCGAGCCGACTCGTTCTGTATGCGGTCGAGCGTCGTGCCTCCCGGCCCGACCTACAAGGCGCTCCTGGTCGATGGCGTGAACCGCGACGCCGTCGCGCAGGTCGACTGGGTGCTCAGCCCGAACACGCGCTACTACCAGGTAGACGGGCGCACCCTCATCGCTCAAACGACCGCGCTCGCGGTGTTCGACGTGCAGTCCGCCAACCTCACGAACCCGATCGCCCCCGGCGCGGGCTACGCGTGGACGGGCGTCGGCTCGAACCAGTGGGCCGCCGGGACCCATTGCGACCAGTGGTCCAGCTCGTCCACCGGTGTGACGGGCCAAATCGGAACGCTGGGCCGCGTGAACGCGCAGGCGATCGGTGTGAACGCGTCCTCGGTGTGCTTCAACCCGGCAGCCGTCTACTGCGTGGAGCAGTAG
- a CDS encoding sigma 54-interacting transcriptional regulator has product MGGHTVEGTAVGSGEGSQGAASADLLTLAFEGQRPLAGGARMSLAGVREVHLGRGAAFEARRTGDVLAISLPDDRVSGSHARLLRGSGAASDWTLADDGSRNGTFVGDARHIQGPLAHDQPFSLGSCLFFLSRGALSTHETTLGATLAGRSQGLASLVPPVAEDLGRLAKIAASELPVLLLGESGTGKEVLARATHALSARARGPFVAVNSGALTQSLLEAQLFGHVKGAFSGAVRDEPGYFRAASGGSLFLDEIGELALGSQAVLLRALETREVVPVGSTRPVSVDVRVIAATLRPVESLREDLHMRLAGYTHRLAPLRERMGDLGLLIAELLPRVAPAYASRVRFTPEATRALGAHEWRLNVRELAGARERARPRGRRRRRAPLRPPRGPRRRARPRDFRAHRRPRGEAPERGETEEPAGAAPARARRRARARAPGAARRAPRQPQRGRPPNEHHAGAGAPVDREVRGRSRGLPPGPRGTRLT; this is encoded by the coding sequence ATGGGCGGTCACACGGTGGAGGGCACGGCGGTCGGTTCAGGTGAGGGCTCGCAAGGGGCCGCGAGCGCGGATCTGCTCACCCTCGCGTTCGAGGGGCAGCGTCCGCTCGCGGGCGGCGCCCGCATGTCGCTCGCCGGGGTCCGCGAGGTGCACCTCGGGCGCGGGGCGGCGTTCGAGGCTCGGCGCACGGGGGACGTGCTCGCGATCTCGCTCCCCGACGATCGCGTCTCGGGGAGCCACGCGCGGCTGCTGCGCGGAAGCGGCGCCGCGAGCGACTGGACGCTCGCCGACGACGGCTCACGGAACGGCACCTTCGTCGGAGACGCTCGGCACATCCAAGGTCCCCTCGCGCACGACCAGCCGTTCTCCCTCGGGAGCTGCCTGTTCTTCCTCTCGCGCGGCGCGCTTTCGACACACGAGACCACGCTCGGCGCGACGCTCGCGGGGCGCAGCCAGGGGCTCGCGTCGCTCGTGCCTCCCGTGGCGGAAGACCTCGGGCGCCTCGCGAAAATCGCGGCCTCGGAGCTCCCGGTGCTGCTCCTCGGCGAGAGCGGCACCGGCAAGGAGGTCCTCGCCCGCGCCACGCACGCCCTCTCGGCGCGCGCGCGCGGACCCTTCGTGGCGGTGAACTCCGGCGCGCTCACACAGAGCCTCCTGGAGGCGCAGCTCTTCGGGCACGTGAAGGGGGCGTTCTCCGGCGCCGTGCGCGACGAGCCCGGCTACTTCCGCGCGGCGTCGGGCGGCTCGCTCTTCCTCGACGAGATCGGCGAGCTCGCCCTTGGCTCGCAGGCCGTGCTCCTCCGCGCGCTCGAGACCCGCGAGGTGGTCCCCGTCGGCTCCACGCGGCCCGTGTCGGTCGACGTCCGCGTGATCGCCGCGACGCTGCGTCCCGTCGAGAGCCTCCGGGAGGATCTGCACATGCGCCTCGCGGGCTACACCCACAGGCTCGCGCCGCTGCGCGAGCGCATGGGGGATCTCGGGCTCCTCATCGCCGAGCTCTTGCCGCGCGTCGCGCCGGCCTACGCGTCGCGCGTTCGCTTCACTCCCGAGGCCACGCGGGCGCTCGGCGCGCACGAGTGGCGGCTCAACGTGCGAGAGCTCGCAGGCGCTCGCGAGCGCGCTCGTCCTCGCGGGAGACGCCGGCGTCGTGCGCCTCTCCGACCTCCCCGCGGGCCTCGGCGTCGCGCGCGCCCCCGCGACTTCCGGGCGCACCGCCGCCCCCGAGGCGAGGCCCCCGAGCGCGGAGAAACCGAGGAGCCCGCAGGCGCCGCGCCCGCCCGTGCCCGCCGACGAGCGCGAGCGCGCGCTCCTGGCGCT
- a CDS encoding succinyl-diaminopimelate desuccinylase — MSEPTAPVEELLDETLLWLVGIDSPIGEERALCDAIAQRLARLPLAGPIRRTGDSIVVPLVRRGGRPHVALCGHTDTVRTENGPARGDGARIFGAGVSDMKAGLAVMIALAERARERLRVDVSLVFYAREEGPYAENELGPVLEGDPELRGVDLAVCLEPSDNRLHLGCNGGIHATVTFEGRSGHSSRPWEADSAVSKAAPFLVELAARAPIESCVDGLVYRTVTTVTQARDGGRGRNVVPDRFVLNVNHRFAPGCTVEQAKADVLALVAGRARVEWLDVCPSAMPSATHPLVRELIAAGVRAVEPKQAWTDVARFSELGLAAVNFGPGEAAQAHQRDESCAVSLVHEGYRIFQRWLCE; from the coding sequence GTGAGCGAGCCCACGGCGCCGGTCGAAGAGCTCCTGGACGAGACGCTGCTCTGGCTCGTGGGCATCGACTCGCCCATCGGCGAGGAGCGAGCCCTCTGCGACGCCATCGCGCAGCGCCTCGCGCGGCTTCCCCTCGCGGGCCCCATCCGGCGCACGGGCGACTCCATCGTGGTGCCCCTCGTGCGGCGCGGCGGCCGGCCGCACGTCGCGCTCTGCGGCCACACCGACACGGTGCGCACCGAGAACGGCCCCGCGCGTGGCGACGGCGCCCGCATTTTCGGCGCGGGCGTTAGCGACATGAAGGCGGGCCTCGCGGTGATGATCGCGCTCGCCGAGCGGGCACGCGAGCGCCTGCGGGTGGACGTGTCGCTCGTCTTCTACGCCCGCGAAGAGGGCCCCTACGCCGAGAACGAGCTCGGGCCGGTGCTCGAGGGCGATCCCGAGCTCCGCGGCGTCGATCTCGCGGTCTGTCTCGAGCCCTCCGACAACCGCCTCCACCTCGGCTGCAACGGCGGCATCCACGCGACGGTCACGTTCGAGGGGCGCTCGGGGCACTCGTCGAGGCCGTGGGAGGCCGACAGCGCCGTGTCGAAGGCCGCGCCGTTCCTGGTTGAGCTCGCCGCCCGCGCTCCCATCGAGTCGTGCGTCGACGGCCTCGTGTACCGCACGGTGACCACGGTCACGCAGGCCCGCGACGGCGGCCGCGGACGCAACGTGGTGCCCGACCGGTTCGTGCTGAACGTGAACCACAGGTTCGCGCCGGGGTGCACCGTGGAGCAGGCGAAGGCCGACGTGCTCGCCCTCGTGGCCGGCCGCGCGCGCGTCGAGTGGCTCGACGTGTGCCCGTCGGCGATGCCGAGCGCCACGCACCCGCTCGTCCGCGAGCTCATCGCCGCCGGGGTGCGCGCGGTCGAGCCGAAGCAAGCGTGGACCGACGTGGCGCGCTTCTCGGAGCTCGGGCTCGCCGCCGTCAATTTCGGTCCGGGCGAGGCGGCGCAGGCGCATCAGCGCGACGAGTCGTGCGCCGTGTCGCTCGTCCACGAGGGCTACCGCATCTTCCAGCGGTGGCTCTGCGAGTAG
- a CDS encoding DUF1554 domain-containing protein → MVRRLLTGSWLAVVALLAALGSTAGLAACAGTGPPGADAGPADAASSDSASNGSSDTGARDATAEASSDGGLTAPTRLIATAGDATVSLRWNPTTAGTTYRVYRSTASGTLGAMIATSATEQHVDTTVANATTYWYTVTAVRDGAEGPASTQVPATPKAPLPPALTGLTAVAGDASVALAWTPMAGATYNVQRSLSATTPGTLVGASAVERYTDATAANGTTYWYTVSAVVGGSEGPVSAPPVSATPRAARLGKIIFYAGSHSGDFANDASLTGANGIARADSLCMKSSHVRPGTTFKALLVDGVHRDAVALVDWVLQPDTKYYQTNGLTLIAQTSASAVFDVEFSNLTNPISPGTSFAWTGIGSNQWAAGNHCNGWSTSATSVKGHMGVLGRVTAQAIGVTTTSQCGLSQGVFCVEQ, encoded by the coding sequence ATGGTCAGAAGGCTCCTCACGGGTAGTTGGCTCGCGGTCGTCGCGCTACTTGCCGCGTTGGGCTCCACCGCCGGGCTCGCGGCGTGCGCGGGGACCGGGCCGCCCGGCGCGGACGCGGGTCCGGCGGACGCGGCCTCCTCCGACAGCGCCTCGAATGGCTCGAGCGATACCGGCGCGCGAGACGCGACGGCGGAGGCCTCTTCGGACGGCGGCTTGACCGCGCCAACGCGGCTCATCGCCACCGCGGGCGACGCCACGGTGAGCCTCCGTTGGAACCCCACGACCGCGGGGACGACGTACCGCGTCTACCGGTCCACCGCGTCAGGGACTCTCGGCGCGATGATCGCGACGAGCGCGACCGAGCAGCATGTCGACACGACGGTCGCGAACGCCACGACGTATTGGTACACCGTGACGGCCGTCCGCGACGGCGCGGAGGGCCCCGCCTCGACGCAGGTCCCCGCCACGCCGAAGGCCCCGCTGCCCCCGGCGCTCACCGGGCTCACCGCGGTCGCCGGTGACGCGTCCGTCGCCCTCGCGTGGACGCCGATGGCAGGCGCGACCTACAACGTGCAGCGCTCCCTCTCGGCCACCACGCCGGGCACACTCGTCGGCGCGAGCGCGGTCGAGCGCTACACCGACGCGACCGCCGCGAACGGCACCACGTACTGGTACACGGTGTCCGCGGTGGTCGGGGGCTCGGAGGGCCCTGTGTCGGCGCCGCCCGTCTCCGCGACCCCTCGCGCGGCGCGGCTCGGGAAGATCATCTTCTACGCAGGCTCCCACTCGGGCGACTTCGCGAACGACGCCAGCTTGACCGGCGCAAACGGCATCGCGCGAGCCGACTCTTTGTGCATGAAGTCGAGCCACGTGCGGCCCGGAACGACCTTCAAGGCGCTCCTGGTCGACGGCGTACACCGCGACGCGGTCGCGCTCGTCGACTGGGTGCTTCAGCCGGATACGAAATACTACCAGACGAACGGGCTCACCCTCATCGCCCAAACGAGCGCGAGCGCCGTCTTCGACGTGGAGTTCAGCAACCTCACGAACCCGATCTCCCCCGGCACGAGCTTCGCGTGGACGGGCATCGGCTCGAACCAGTGGGCCGCCGGCAACCACTGCAACGGCTGGTCCACTTCGGCGACCAGCGTGAAGGGCCACATGGGCGTCCTGGGGCGGGTGACCGCGCAGGCGATCGGTGTGACCACGACCAGTCAATGCGGTCTCTCGCAGGGCGTCTTTTGCGTGGAGCAGTAG